In the Clostridia bacterium genome, GCTCGATTGGGCGGCCGCCCCGGCGCAACCCCGCGATCCGCGCCTATGGTCGCTCGCGCTCGACGGGCGGCTGAAGGCCTGGACGCCGCTGCCGCCGGGGTGGCGTCCCGCCACGCTGGGTGGGTCGGCCTCGTCGTCCGATCCGCTTCTCTTCGCCGCGCTGGTTTCCGACACGGCCGGCCCGACGCCGTCCGCCGACCTCTGGGCCTTCGACCCGCAGCGCCTTGAATGGCGCCGGTTGTCCAAGTTCCGCGCGGGTTCGCGGATCGTGGCCCTCGCCCCGGCGCCGGACGGCCGCCGCGCGGCGTTCGTCGTGGAGCAGCGCGGCGCCGGGCGCGCGTACCGCACGATGTGGGTCGTCGCCTTCCCCGACGCGCCGCGGCGCCTCGGCGCAAACGACGGGTACGGCCAGCCGCTCTGGGCCCCGCGCCTGCCCGCCCCGTGGACGACGACGTCCGGCTGGCTTCCCAACGCCTAGTCGCGTCGTGGTAGCATGATGCCATGGCCAGCGCACGTCATCGAGAGATCCTGGAGCGGTTGCGCGCGCTCTACCCGAACCCGAAGACGGCACTCCACTGGACCACTCCGTTCGAGCTGCTCGTCGCCACCATGCTTTCGGCGCAGTCCACGGACGCGCGCGTCAACCAGGTCACGGCGCGGCTGTTCCCGAAGCACCGCACGCCGGAGGACTTCGCCGCCCTGTCGCCCGAGGAGCTCGCGGAGCAGATCCGGGACGTGGGCCTTTTCCGGACCAAGGCCGCGCACATCGTTCAGACGGCGCGCCTCCTCGTCGAGCGGCACGGCGGCGAGGTGCCGCGCGACCGCGAGGCCCTCGAGGCCCTCCCGGGAGTCGGGCGGAAGACGGCGAACGTGGTCCTGGCCAACGCCTTCGGAATTCCGGCCATCGCCGTCGACACGCACGTGTTCCGCGTGGCCAACCGGCTCGGCCTCGCCCGCGCGAAGACTCCGGAAGAGACCGAGCGGCAGCTGATGCGCCGCATTCCCCGTGAGGACTGGGCGGACGCGCATCATTGGCTGATCTACCACGGCCGGCAGGTCTGTCACGCCCGCAGGCCGCGCTGTGAAGACTGCGCGTTGGCGGACCTCTGCCCTGCCGCGCGCCGGAACGGCGTCGTGGCGAAGAGCGCCCGCAGGGACGGCACCCATGCGCATCAGGCTTAGACGGGTCGCTCTCGCCGGATGGCTCGGCCTTGCCCTCGCGCTGTCCCTCCTCCCCGCCGCCGCCGCCGCGGCCCCGGGAAACGCCGTGCGGCGCGCCGTGGTCGTCGTCGTCCCGGACCTTTCGTGGAGCGACGTGACCGCGCCGGTCCCCTCGCTGCGCAACTTCACGAACCGCGCCGCCTGGGCGTCCGTCAACGTGCGCGGGGGCAACGCGACGCGCGTGGCGTCCTATCTCACGCTCGGCGCCGGCGCGCAGGCGGAGGCCACCGGACCGCCGGAGGCGTATGACGCTGCCGAGGTGACGCCGGAAGGCGTGGCCGCGTCGGTGCTCCTCCGGCGGACGGGCGTCGAGGCTCCGGCCGGCGCCGTCGTCGTGCCCCGCATGGCCGCGCTGGAGCGGGCCAACGCGAACCTGGGAGGGGGGCCGGGCGCGCTGGGCGACCTTCTCCGCTCCGCCGGGATCCAGACGGCGGTGTGGGGCAACGCGGACATCCCCGGCCAGGTCGAACGCGGCGCCGCCGTCATGCTCGCCGACCGCCGCGGCCTCGTGGCGATGGGCGACGTGTCCGAGCGAACGTTGCGAATGCGGGCGGACGCGCCGTACGGCATCGACACGGACCTCGACGAGCTCCGCCGCTGGTGGCGCTCCCTGCCGGCGCCGGATGCCGGCGGGCCGAGGTTCGTCGCCATCGAGGACGGCGACCTGTGGCGCCAGCGTTCGTACGCGGCGTGGACCACCGACGCCGTCGCCGCCGCGCAGCGCGCGGCCGCCCTCCACCGGCTGGGAGACCTGCTCGCGTTCCTGATGTCCTCGCTCGACCCGTCGCGGGACGCGCTCGTGCTGCTTTCGCCGGTGCCGCGCGAGGCCACCGGGCTGGCGCAGGACACGCTGACCCCGTTCGCCGTCTGGGGACGGCCGGGCGGTCCGGGTCTCGTCGTCTCGCCCAGCACGCGCCGTCCGGGGTTGGTGACCGCCAGCGACCTGCTTCCCACCGTCGCCGCGTGGTTCGGGTTGACGGCTCCGGTCGAAGCGACCGGGCGGCCGGCGTACGTCGTTCCGGCATCCGTGGCGGCGGCCGGAATTCCCGGCGCGTCCGACGGCGCGACGCTCGCCCGGCAGGTGCACGACCGCTCCGTGGCCATCGACCGCCTCCGGCCCGAGCTCATCAAGGGTTGGATCCTCGTCTACCTCGTCGCCGTCGCCACGGCGGGCATCGCGCTTGTGGCCGGGCGGCGCCCGTTGAGGTGGGTCGGCTGGCTGTTCCTCCTGCTGGCCGCCTTCGGTCCTGGAACGCTGCTCGCCGTCGGCTCCCCGTGGCCGCCGTGGCGCGGCCTCGCGTCCGGCGTCGCCGATACGGCGGGAGCCGCGCTGCTCCTGGTCTTCCTTTCCGCATGGGTTGGCGCGCGAGTGTGGCGCCGTCCGGTCGGTGGGCTGTACGCCCTCTCGCTCGTGGCCGCCGCGCTCCTCACGGCCGATGCGCTGCGCGCCGGCGCGTGGACGCGGTGGTCGTACCTGGGGTACTCGGCCCTCTCCGGCGCACGCTTTTACGGCATTGGCAACGAGTTCATGGGCGTCTGGATCGGCGCGGTGCTCGTCGCCACCGTGGGACTTCTGGAGCGCTGGCCGAGGCGAGGCCACTGGGGGGCGCTCTTGCTGATGGCCACGTGCGTGGGGCTCCTGGCCTGGCCCGGGGGCGGCGCCAACTTCGGGGGCGCGACGGCTGCTGTCCTTGCGTTCGTGCCCACGTACCTCTACGCCGTGCGCCGCCGCATCGACTGGCTGGACCTTTTCTGGGCCGCGCTCGGGTTCGTCGGTGTCGCGGCGCTGATGGTCACGCTCGACATCATCCTGGGAAGGGGCCACCCCTCCCACGTGGGACGGCTGGCCCTGGAGGTCTGGCATGCGGGGCCCGCGCCGCTCGTGCGCATCGCCGTGGGCAAGCTGGCCATGGAGTGGCGGCTCATCCAACTCACGATCTGGACGAAGCTCCTCGCCGTGTTCCTCGCCAGCAGCGCCATGCTCATGCTCTGGTCGCCGGAGCCGATGCGGCGGCTGTGGGCCGAGCAGCCGGCGCTGCGCGTCGGCGCCTTCGGGTACGCCCTTGGAACGTTTGCGGTGATCGCGCTCAACGACTCGGGGGTTGTCGCCGCGGCGACGATGCTCACGATGGTGGCGGCCGCGTTCTTCGGCAGCGTCAGCGAGCAACTCGGCAAGCCCTGAGGCGCCTACCGGTCCGCCGGGCGGCCGAGCCGGTCCAGCCACCGGATCCAGGGGTGCGACTCGATCCACGCGGTAAGGGAGCGGCGCTCAATCCAGACGTGAAACAGCGCCAGCAGCACGAGCATGGTCAGGCGCGCCGCCCGATCCGGCACCCCGAGCCAGCTCAGCCCGGCCAGGACGCCCAAGGCGTTCGAGCCGGTGTCGCCCATCATCGCCCGAGCGCGCAGATCCCAGGCGGCGAAACCGAGCACGGCCGCAAGGTACGGCGGCAGCCACGCGGAGCGCGTGCCGAGGAGCCACGCCGCCCCGACCAGGACCAGCCAGGCCTTGACGGCCCGTCCTGGGCGCAGGTCGAAGGCGTTCAGCCCGTTGATCGAGAGGGCCACCAATAGAGCGTCGGCCAGCCATGCGGCCGTCCCGCCCGCCCCGTGTGGCGGATGCACGGCCGCGGCCGCGACGAGGGCGAACGCGCCGCCGCCGGCGAGCTTCCACACGCCGGTCGTCACCCGTCCCCGCAGGAGCGCCCGCAGGTGACCGCGGAGCCCTTTCTCCGACGCGCTGCCCCACCGATCGTCCAGCCATCCGAGCACGGCCAGGACAAGCGGCCCCGCCCACCACGTCCACGAGGGTGTCGTCCGCCAAGCGCCAACGAGCCACCCGCCGAGCATCCCGGCGGCGACGAATGCCCAGCCGGCGCCGAGAGGAATCGCCTGACCTCGATAGTTCCGCGCCACCCAGCCCCGCCGGGGGAACGCCCGCACGCTCCACGCGGCGCCCGCGGCCGACGCCGCCGCCGCGACGATCCACGCCGCCCACGCCATCGGAATGTCCCCCGCCATCATGAGCCTCCCGCCGCACGGCCGCCGCGCCGCCGCCAGAGCGCCCGCGCCACGGCCAGGAACTGCCGCCCGCGGTGGATGAATCCGCGCACCGACCTGCCTGTCACCGCGTGCGCGGCCGAGACCGGCAGGGTCACCTCCACCACGCGGCCGCCGCGGCGGGCCACGTCGATGTCGAGCCCCACCTCGAGCCCGAAGCCCGGCTCCAAGCGCACGGAGCGCAGGAGTTCCGTCCGCGCGGCCCGCTGCCCGGACAGCGGCGCGGCGAGCGTGAGCCCCGACAGGCGCCGCACGCCCCATCGCGCGAGGCGCAGGACGGCCCCGACGCCGCCCCCGGCGCCCGCCTTCCCGAAGACGCCGATCGTCATGTCGGCCTCGCCGCGCCGCACCGGCTCGATGAGCGGCGCGAAGTGGCGAATCGTGGCGCCGAGGTCGGCATCGGCGAGGAGCGTGAACGGCTGGCTGGCCTCCTTGACGGCCGCGGCCACCGCCTGTCCCTTGCCGCGATGCGGCAGTCGCAGGACGCGCGCGCCCGCCGCCGACGCCCGTTCCGCAGTCGCGTCGCGCGACCCGTCATCGGCGACGATCACTTCCCGCACGCCCGGCAGGGAGAAGGCCGCCGCAACGCTGTCCGCGACGCGCTCCTCCTCGTTGTAGGCCGGAATGATGACCGTCACCATCACCGGCTCGGACCCGTCCCCGCGCTCGGCGTCCCCGCCTCCCGCGGCCACCATCCCCTGTCCGCCGGCTCGGTCCCGTAGTGGCCGTCCGCGCCCGCCAGCAGCCGCACGAGCGCAACCTCGCCCTCCGGACGGTCCAGGTGGTCGACGGTCGCCGTGGCGGCGCTCCAGAAGTTGCGCGCCATCGCGGCGACGGCGTCCCCGTCGGTGGCGACGACCGCGTGCAGCTTCAGCCGGGCCGCCGCGTCCAGCCAGGGTTGCACGAGCTGCCGCCACTGGGCGGGGGTGAGCGCCTCGGGACAGAGCACCACGAGGCCGTCAAGCGGCCCCGGCGCCGACGCCACCCACGTGACGGCGCCGGCTTTCACGGCGCGGTCGATCTCCGTCCCGGGCGCCGTCAGGGCCTCGTCCGCCCAGGCGGCCACGTATCGCTCCAGCGGCTGGGAGCGTCCCTCCTGGGCGGCCAGCGCGGCGAGCGTCTCATCCGCGCCCCGCAGGAGGGCGGGGTCCATGGTCAGCACGAAGCTCCACCCGCCGCCGGCCGCCCGCACCGCCTCCAGCGCCCGTCCCTCAAGGTCGGGCGCCCCGACGTTGACGACCCCGACCGAGCGGCCTTCGAGCACCCCGCGCACCAGTTCCGCCGTGAGGCGGCCGGACGTGGCCTGCCCTTCCTCCGCCTGCTGGCGCTGGGCGTCGATCGTGGCCTGCGCCTGCTTGAGCTGCGCCTCCTCGTCGGCCAGCCGCAGGTGAAGTTGATGGATCACGTCCTCCTGCTGTGCGATGACGGCCTCCGCCTTGGACCCCATCATCCCGCCGATGGCGATGCCCAGACCGAGCGCCAGGAACACCGCCACGAGGGAGAGCGCGTGCGTTCGCCAGTCGATCATGGCGTGCCTCCTACCAGCCGAACCACAGGCGGACCTTCCAGTACAGGAGGCTCACCGCGGCGCGCATGAGCGGCGAGGCGAGCGCCACGAGCCCGGCCGGGATGAGCGCCGCGACGGTCAGCGCCACGAGGTATCCCGGCCGGAACGAGGTCCGATAGAGCTGGTGGACGCCTTTGGCGTCGACCAGCATGTGGCCGACTTTCATCCGCGTCAGCAGGGTGCTGGCCATGCCGGCGCGGTCCTTTTCCATGAAGTCCACGAACCCGGAGTGGCTTCCGACGAGCACGAGGAGCCTCGCGCCGTGGTCGTAGGCGAAATGCAGGGCCACGTCCTCGCTGGTGCCGGGCGCGCGGAGGATGTCCGCTTCCAGGCCGAGCCGCCTCACCCGCTCCAGGCCCGGGGCGCGGCCGTCCGGATACGCGTGAACGACGATCTGCCGCGCCCTGCGCAGGGCTTCGTCTCCCACGCTGTCCATGTCGCCGACGACCACGTCCGGGCGCAGGCCGAACTCCAGGAGCCCGTCCGCGCCGCCGTCGACGCCGATGAGGACCGGACGCACGTCCCGGATGTAGGTGCGAAGCGTCTCCAGGTCGGCGCGGAAGTCCAGCCCCCGCACGACGATGAGCGCGTGCCGGCCGCGGATCGGCACGCGCGCCGGCGGCACCTCCAGCGGTCCGAGCAGCGTCTCCTTTTCCCGGTCGGCGTGCTCCACCGTGTTCTTCAAAAACGCGACGAAGTTCGCGTGAAACCGGGCGCGGTGCGCGGCGCGGTCCCGCTCGAGCGTCTCCCGCGTGACGCGCCGGCCGCGGGCCACGAGACGGTCGTCCACCCAGATGGCATCGCCGTCCAGGCGCAC is a window encoding:
- the nth gene encoding endonuclease III; its protein translation is MASARHREILERLRALYPNPKTALHWTTPFELLVATMLSAQSTDARVNQVTARLFPKHRTPEDFAALSPEELAEQIRDVGLFRTKAAHIVQTARLLVERHGGEVPRDREALEALPGVGRKTANVVLANAFGIPAIAVDTHVFRVANRLGLARAKTPEETERQLMRRIPREDWADAHHWLIYHGRQVCHARRPRCEDCALADLCPAARRNGVVAKSARRDGTHAHQA
- a CDS encoding glycosyltransferase family 2 protein produces the protein MVAAGGGDAERGDGSEPVMVTVIIPAYNEEERVADSVAAAFSLPGVREVIVADDGSRDATAERASAAGARVLRLPHRGKGQAVAAAVKEASQPFTLLADADLGATIRHFAPLIEPVRRGEADMTIGVFGKAGAGGGVGAVLRLARWGVRRLSGLTLAAPLSGQRAARTELLRSVRLEPGFGLEVGLDIDVARRGGRVVEVTLPVSAAHAVTGRSVRGFIHRGRQFLAVARALWRRRGGRAAGGS
- a CDS encoding copper transporter; this encodes MIDWRTHALSLVAVFLALGLGIAIGGMMGSKAEAVIAQQEDVIHQLHLRLADEEAQLKQAQATIDAQRQQAEEGQATSGRLTAELVRGVLEGRSVGVVNVGAPDLEGRALEAVRAAGGGWSFVLTMDPALLRGADETLAALAAQEGRSQPLERYVAAWADEALTAPGTEIDRAVKAGAVTWVASAPGPLDGLVVLCPEALTPAQWRQLVQPWLDAAARLKLHAVVATDGDAVAAMARNFWSAATATVDHLDRPEGEVALVRLLAGADGHYGTEPADRGWWPREAGTPSAGTGPSR